The following DNA comes from Ascaphus truei isolate aAscTru1 chromosome 1, aAscTru1.hap1, whole genome shotgun sequence.
TAAGAATTCCATTTTCTCCTTCCCTGTGTGCCCCTTTAGTGCGGGCACTCCTGGCAGCTTGAGCCTGCAATGGCAAAAGGAGACATCCAACAGGTCCATGGTGTCTGGGTGGATAAGTGAACTTAACCTCAATGACAGCCACAGCCAGCCTCTGGCACCCCCCACGAAAAGGCATTGCAGGTCTCTGTCTGAGCCAGATGAACTGTCCCGCTGTCGGTCACCCTGGAAGCCTGGCAATTCCAAGGTTTGGACCCCCATATCAAAGAGACGATGCAACAGTGGCGGAAGTGCCACGTTACAGCGCTGCAACAGCCACGGCAGTGCCACACTACAGAGAAGCACAAGCACCAGCCTGCCGCAAAATGCGCTGTCCCTCAACAACAACCTATTTACGGTCTCCGCCTGTAACACGTCCCCCGTCCCAAGGCCATCATCTGCCAGCAGCGGCTTTGTGGACAGTAGTGAAGGAAGCACAAGTTCGAGCATCCGCTGGAACTCCGGAGAACCTTGTGACTTCAACCCAAGGAgacgcctctccctctctcaggagCACATCACAGAGACTGGAGATCTCTTGCCTTCAGCCAACAGCACACCCACCTCAACCCCAGAGCTCAGGCGGCGCCAGGGCTTGCTGAGATGCCGCTCCCAGCCTTGTGTGCTAAACGAGA
Coding sequences within:
- the FAM53A gene encoding protein FAM53A isoform X2 — protein: MLIGVRSGKVTTTMLTLITEKLQNQSLDDLTCKTYNINLHSSEKLNKSGSLFPYEINESPWKFINRACPIRTELNKNSIFSFPVCPFSAGTPGSLSLQWQKETSNRSMVSGWISELNLNDSHSQPLAPPTKRHCRSLSEPDELSRCRSPWKPGNSKVWTPISKRRCNSGGSATLQRCNSHGSATLQRSTSTSLPQNALSLNNNLFTVSACNTSPVPRPSSASSGFVDSSEGSTSSSIRWNSGEPCDFNPRRRLSLSQEHITETGDLLPSANSTPTSTPELRRRQGLLRCRSQPCVLNEKKTRLKRRRDEDVRWTRPSLDFFKMTRTLKNSKSLCSLDYEEDEDPHTKTIVSSPCDSNDLMNIITPGSSPVKESPEAGRHHGSYHVTGTRDYKREATVSESDEDISDCESPGRGIFPIDCDDLDLEQIENN
- the FAM53A gene encoding protein FAM53A isoform X1, translated to MLIGVRSGKVTTTMLTLITEKLQNQSLDDLTCKTYNINLHSSEKLNKSGSLFPYEINEESPWKFINRACPIRTELNKNSIFSFPVCPFSAGTPGSLSLQWQKETSNRSMVSGWISELNLNDSHSQPLAPPTKRHCRSLSEPDELSRCRSPWKPGNSKVWTPISKRRCNSGGSATLQRCNSHGSATLQRSTSTSLPQNALSLNNNLFTVSACNTSPVPRPSSASSGFVDSSEGSTSSSIRWNSGEPCDFNPRRRLSLSQEHITETGDLLPSANSTPTSTPELRRRQGLLRCRSQPCVLNEKKTRLKRRRDEDVRWTRPSLDFFKMTRTLKNSKSLCSLDYEEDEDPHTKTIVSSPCDSNDLMNIITPGSSPVKESPEAGRHHGSYHVTGTRDYKREATVSESDEDISDCESPGRGIFPIDCDDLDLEQIENN